Proteins co-encoded in one Spirosoma endbachense genomic window:
- the dnaA gene encoding chromosomal replication initiator protein DnaA, whose protein sequence is MQREVMTVWNRCLSVIREIVPEQSFNTWFEPIVPLRLSGNVLTIQVPSEFFYEWLEENFVHALRKALDTAIGRDGQLEYSIIVDKGNEQNRPLTVNVPTTKSPQTSKPDNVNPDILKSPFQLKDLDSLTLDSYLNPTYTFDNYVEGDCNRLARQAGYAVAERPGITSFNPLMIHGGVGLGKTHLVQAIGNYIKNNNQNKFVLYVTSEKFTNQFLNAIRSDGIRDFTAFYMQVDVLVIDDVQFLQKKEKTQEIFFHIFNHLHQSGKQIIMTSDRAPRALDGLEDRLLSRFKWGLSADLQTPDLETRIAIIQKKLQAEGIYIEDTVIEYLAHSVNTNVRELEGVIVSLMAQASLNRREIDLELAKHTLRNIVVDSEREVTIDSVQETVAGFFNVTIADLKAKSRKRELVYPRQVAMYLAKEKTDLSLKSIGYHFGGRDHSTVIHAIQTISDQVSKNAETRASIEKLKALFK, encoded by the coding sequence ATGCAGCGTGAAGTGATGACGGTATGGAATCGCTGTCTGAGCGTTATTCGGGAGATTGTACCCGAACAAAGCTTCAATACATGGTTTGAGCCAATTGTGCCCCTTCGGCTCAGTGGTAATGTACTGACGATTCAGGTCCCGAGTGAATTTTTTTACGAATGGCTTGAAGAAAACTTCGTTCATGCCCTGCGTAAAGCGCTGGATACGGCCATTGGGCGCGATGGGCAGCTGGAGTATTCAATCATCGTTGACAAAGGCAATGAGCAAAATCGCCCGCTGACGGTTAATGTGCCAACGACAAAATCTCCCCAGACATCCAAACCCGATAACGTCAATCCCGACATTTTAAAAAGCCCGTTCCAGCTTAAAGACCTCGATTCGCTCACGCTTGACTCGTATCTGAATCCCACCTACACCTTCGACAATTATGTGGAAGGAGACTGTAATCGATTGGCGCGGCAGGCTGGCTATGCCGTGGCCGAACGTCCGGGCATTACGTCGTTCAACCCGCTCATGATTCACGGGGGAGTAGGGCTTGGCAAAACGCATCTGGTTCAGGCAATTGGGAACTACATCAAGAATAACAATCAGAATAAGTTTGTTCTTTATGTAACGTCGGAGAAGTTCACCAACCAGTTTCTGAACGCTATCCGTAGCGATGGTATACGCGATTTTACGGCGTTCTATATGCAGGTGGATGTGCTCGTTATTGACGACGTTCAGTTTTTACAGAAAAAAGAGAAGACGCAGGAAATTTTCTTCCATATCTTCAATCATCTCCATCAGTCTGGTAAACAGATTATTATGACGTCCGACCGTGCTCCGCGGGCATTAGATGGATTGGAAGATCGGCTACTGTCGCGGTTTAAATGGGGGCTTTCGGCCGATTTACAGACGCCCGATCTGGAAACGCGCATTGCCATTATTCAGAAAAAACTTCAGGCTGAAGGTATTTATATCGAAGATACCGTGATCGAGTATCTGGCTCATAGCGTGAATACTAACGTCCGTGAATTAGAGGGTGTTATTGTTTCACTGATGGCGCAGGCATCGCTGAACCGACGCGAAATCGACCTGGAATTAGCCAAACATACGCTTCGAAACATCGTCGTAGATTCGGAACGTGAAGTCACGATCGATTCGGTTCAGGAGACTGTTGCTGGTTTTTTTAACGTAACAATCGCCGATCTAAAGGCAAAGAGCCGCAAACGTGAACTGGTTTATCCGCGTCAGGTGGCTATGTATCTGGCTAAAGAAAAAACGGATCTATCACTCAAATCGATTGGCTATCATTTCGGTGGGAGAGACCATAGCACCGTTATTCACGCCATTCAGACAATCAGCGATCAGGTGTCTAAAAATGCCGAAACCCGTGCTTCGATCGAAAAATTAAAGGCACTTTTTAAATAG